In Ramlibacter sp., the sequence GGCCTACTGGCTGAGTCAGTTGTACTCACTGGCGCTTCTTCTTCCGAAAGTCGAGCCGGAGAACGAAGACGGACTGCCGTAACTTCCTGCCGCAGCGCTAATGGCTGCCACTGCAAACTTGGCTGCGTTCGCTGGCAGGTACTACCGTGAGGTCTTTGACCCCGATCCTCTACTTGACGATGAACCCTGCATGGGCGATGTCAGTGATGACCTGCTAGATAGCTACAAAGATGTCCGCGCTGGCTTGGTGCTCTACGAGCGTGGTGAGACCAATGAAGCGCGGTGGCACTGGTCATTTCTACATCGCATTCACTGGGGTCGTCATGCTGTCGGCGCCCTGTATGCATTACATTACCTAGCAATCTCGCAGGGGAGTGAGAATGCACGTTAACTGGTTGGCCCACACAGACACACAGCAGCAGGTTGCCGCTGCGCGGCGCTTCCTGCGTGCTGGTGGCCTCCGACGTTATGTCTCGTTGAACAGGGAAGGAGCGCTGTAATGGGTCTCGCGGTGTCAGTTGGGCTGCTAGCCGATCTTCTTCAGAACGATCCTGAAGGCGCGGAGTGGCTAGTGGGTTCGATAGCGGTAGTGAACCGAGTATTGGAGGACTCAGGGTTGCCGGTCCATACGGAACCCCGGGAACTCGTACCTGTTCCAACTCGCTCATCCATCGGCGGGTTCCCATACTCGTTCATTCACTATCTCAGGCGCGCGTATGCGCATGGGATGGCCGATCCATCGTGGAGAGCAACGCCTCTGCCCGAAGATTCGGACCCAAGTACCGATGCAGTACTTGAAGCCGAGACTGAGCAGTTCTCTAGCCATTTGTTGTGCCATTCGGATTGCGAAGGGTACTACGTGCCAATAGACTTTCCCGAAGTGCTGTTTGACGAAAGTGGGCAGTTGCCAGGAGGCATGTTGGGCTCGTCGCAGCGATTGATGGGGGAGCTTATTGCAGTGGCGCCCGCCCTGTGCATTCAGCTACTAAATGGCGAACTGTCGGATGAGGAGGCAAGTCGAATTGATGGAGTCTCTTGCTCCGGGGAGGGATTGTCTCGGGAGTATTGTTCTTGGCTGGCTCTCTACGAGGCGGCGCGGATCAGCATTGCGCAGAAGGCGTTGATCGCCTTCACGTAGATGAGACATAACAGGTTGCTAGTCACGGACACGCAGCAGCATATTGCCGCTTCGCGGCAGTCGCTGAGTGCCGGACAGCGTCAACGTTAGACCTTATGCTCACTTCGTTCTGGCAATGGCTTGCCTCAAACGCTGCGACCGTCGGTGTACTTCTCGGTGCAGTGCCCACTATTTGGGCGATTGTGCAGTTCATCCTCAATAAGCGTGCCGAGGCAGAGCGTCAACAGTTCGAGACCTACCACTCTCTCATCAAGCAACTGGTCGAGCGCGAAGATCCTAACCAACCTCTCAAGCTTGACCGCCAGATCGCCATCATTTTCGAACTACGCAACTTCAAGCGGTACTACCCAGTAACCTTGCGCATCTTCAAAGGGTTGAAGCAAGACTGGGCGGAGTACGGTCCGGAGTTGAAGCGTTCGCGCTTGCAGGAGGAACTCGACCTTGCCATTGAGTTCATTGGCCGAAAGGTCTAATCCCTCGTTGCATCCGACGTGCTGCGGCTGGCTTCGCCAGCCTTCGCGCGCGGGTGAACTCCAACGTTAGACCGCACTATGAAGCGCGGCTCACTCGTCCAAGCGGTCTTGATTTCTGGTGTTTGCGCATTGCTCGCGGCAAAGTTTCCCTCTCTGGCCGATGCCGATGCACCGGCGTTTTCCTGGATTGGCTCTTTGGTCGGCGCGGCCATAGCTCTCTTTGCAATTTTCGTCGGTTCGTTCGTGTCCTCGGTGAACCGAGACTACGAGCCGCCGGGCACCCGGCGCGAATTGTTCCTATTGCGCGCAGCCATTCTTTGTTTGTGTGTTGCCGTAACAAGTTTCACGGCCTACCTCTACTTTCCACTCCTCCTGTTCAAGGTAACTATGGGAACTGGAGTCGTGGCAGGCGTCGCTTCAATCTTCCTTGGGCTCATCGCTAAGGTCGTGCCTCCCGGCGGGCGTGATGTTTAACATTTCGCTCGGCACGGACACGAAGCAGCATAATGCCGCTGCGCGGCGCTTGCTGCGTGCCGGGCAGCTTCGACGTTAGAAACCATGCTTGGACCGTGCGCCTCGATGGAAGCGAAGACTCGGAATACTCTCATCTGGTTCGCGCTGAACATTGCATTGGCGGCCGCGTTCCTTGCGGTGGCATCCATGTGGTGGGTACCCTCAGAGCTTGCGGACATCCCAGGAGCGGCGTGGCCCTATGCCCTCGGCTGGGGCTTCAGTGCCCTACCGATCGTCGTGGGCTCTTTGGTTTTGAATCTCGTAGTTCTCGCATGGGCCGCTCATCGCCGCCGCTCGCGCGGTGCGCTTCCCATATGGCGGGTGGGATGGATGCTTGTGCTCCTGTGGGTTTGCGCTCTCATCATGGACGGGAGCAGGCATGGTTCCTAGCAGGTTCTTCGACGCGGACATGCTCCGGCGAAGCGCGCCGGTCAACTCCGACGTTAGACGACACTCCCAGCAATGCGCTGCTTGACATTCCACTCTGGTCCCTGGTCCCTGGTCTCGGCCCAACCTCGCCGTAAGAATGCTCCGCCGAATTCTGGCGCGAGCGAATCCTGACTTCGACTCCGCCTACGCGCGCGTTGAGAACTGGTGGCTCGAGCTGGACGAAAACAACAATGTTTGCCGGGAGCTGGCCTTCGATGCCTCTGGCCAGCCCATTGCAGCATCGCCTCTTGGAGACAACACCGGCATCTTCACTGATCTTGGAGGCGCACCGAATGGCTGGGGTGCTGCTGTTGACCCGTCGGAGTTCGAACGGGTGTGGC encodes:
- a CDS encoding DUF5063 domain-containing protein, which translates into the protein MAATANLAAFAGRYYREVFDPDPLLDDEPCMGDVSDDLLDSYKDVRAGLVLYERGETNEARWHWSFLHRIHWGRHAVGALYALHYLAISQGSENAR